TTAACAGTTGATTAATAAATACTAATACCATAAAatagacatcaataaaaatacaataaaacccTAACTATCCAGCAATAAAGCTATAAAATAACACTTTGAAATGAGCCATTCAGCCCAATGAGTACTTTAGTTACTTTAAGTACATTCTGATGATATTACTGTGCTTTAACTTCTTTTTTACTTTGTACTTCTTTCGCCATTAGATTGGAACATCGATCAAATACTTATAAATGATATGTGTTGCCTCCTGGTTTTGTTTAAATGGAAACGTATCCCCAGTTGTGCTGGTTTTCATGGACAGTGTTgccaaaaaaacatacaaataataAGATAATCAAGTGAAATAGGAGCTGACGGCACAGTTCACACTGTGGTCACCTGGCCACAATTCAAATATGTATGAGATTCTGAAGCACTCACTCATGGaaagagtttgtgtgtttttcttttatccgATAACTCAAACAAGTAGCTCTGTGTTACAGTGAAAATTTTACTTAACCATTACTTCAACTTTGCTGCAACAGTCCACACTGAAACTTTGAAATAGCTGCATTGTCGTCCATGCACAACTTAAGTTATGTAGCAGACACAATGGGTGTGTCACAGGGACTCAGATATGCTCATTGAGCCCATCACTTTCAagagttatttattttgtaaaatcatAACTAATCATCAGTCATCTTCTTCTTTCAGCCATCTACATCGATGAACAGAAGAAAAGCTACAAGGATTTAGGCTTCAAAAGGTGAGTACAGTTAATTTCCATCATGTAATAAGAACGTTGTTTGTTATAATGACAGTTTGCTTTGACCTTCATGTGAATTGCTATCATTTGTCAAAGACGATTTTGACTTAAATACTCAACAGTTAACCTGCAAGTATTCTGATgattgattttgttttcatcatttttcaatctaaaaagccaaacatttgcagcttttcacTTGTGAGGATTAGATGCCTTTTTTGTCTTGAGTGGTAGTTAAGTGAATATCGCTGGGTTTTGGCCTGTTGTTCAAATGaatgaagacattttaatacatcTCCCTGGGCTGTGGGAAATTACACGGTCATTAGGTTTCACCACTCATGCTAATCTCCTCTACTTTGGAAAAGATTAGCTGCCTTGTGATGATCTCTAATTGAGAGACTGTGTTTCTTCACACTCAGGTACACAGCCATAACTGTGGTACCTGCCGCTCTGGGGAAGAAAGTGCGAGATGCAGCTTCAAAGGTACGTAGCTTTGTGGTTATATTACTAATACATGGTTTATAGTTTCTACAGTTACGAGGGCAGGGGTAAAGTTTATGTCATACATTTTTTGGcccatgcttatgaacattttggagatgggaaactGCTCATGCAGacggtgaggtggaagcctgactgTAGAAATTGTCGAATATTTTTTGCCACAcaccatttttgtcttttttcccatATGTACATTTtgagtatggatcctacgcactgttttataaatgagaccccagatgTGAACACGGGATGTTGTGGTTATATGGCATGCGCTGAAAACCACTAGGTTACCATGGCATTCCCAGAGCAGGGTTTAAGTTTCTGAGCTCCAGACTGACACACTGACCTCTGACTGTTCTCTCTGCTGTTTTCAGGCCACTGTCGCAGGCATCTCGGGAAACTTCTCAGGCGATCTGCTGCAGAGTGGAGGCATGCTCATTGTGGCCAAAGGTACAGTCAGTATGCACCAGAGGGGGTGTTAGTAAGGGTCTATCTTGTGAAGGGGTACAAGTGAATGGAAACAGATGATAGTTTAAAAGACCTAATGTAAATGACCTTGCAGCATCGCATTAATGAGAGTGAGGTTTGTACAAAGGGGTGATGCAttcacttgagaaaaaaaatctgccctgtttttctgaaatCACAAGGTTACTATTTCattattcagaaaaacaaaagcagatttTCTCCCTCATGAATCCTTTCTCATAATTCTGAGATAATGTTGTTTCTGAATGGAATGCACTATGGACCGTTCATTTAAATGAAGGCactggtgtagtggagggtatgtGCCAAGGAGGTTGGAAAGGGGAGAAGTAACGGTGTCATATTACGTCATATCATTGGGGTACAACACTGGCCGAAAGGCTCAAAAGCTGGCGTGCTATTATAGAACATGGAGGATGATTGATTTGTTTTACTGAGGCGTCCACAGTCTGCCTTAAGCCAGGATGTGTTTTATACGAAAAATACAGATATGGGTGAGAGTTACAATTCTGCAATTACTGAAGAGGTAATCAATAAAAGACCATAAACAAATGCTTAGTACATCTAAACAATATATTGTATATTGGCTGCTATCCATTCGAAAAAAGTTATGTCAGGCCGAGCGCACCCAAGAGCATACACAAAGAGCACCTGAGGGGGAACCGTACTTTAATTTGTAGCGCCATCTGCTGTAACCCTCTAACTGCTCCCGAAGGATCAAAGAACATATCCTAGACTTCtttgaatgatgataatgataatacattggatttatatagcgcttttctgGATACTAAGAGATGCTTTACAgagaacaagaacaacaaaacataagacaaaacaaaaatgagggAAGAAGGGAAACAATGCAGAGAAGGAGAACACAGTTTTCAGAGGTTGTAGGCAGTTTTGAAGAGGTGTGTTTTAAGGGATTTCTTGAAGGTGGAGAGTGAGGGGGAGTCTCTGAcacagtatacccacctctttttcctGGCCATTTACAGTATACCAACCTATGAGCCGCCAAAAAGCCAGCAGCATATGTAGAAGAGTATTCCCACTTCCTCCTCAATAACCTACCAGTCTACTAaatagtacacccacctcatcaacttcCACTACTCCACTGAATCAAAGCAAATAAATGGTCAAAGAAATGCAGTCTAGCCGTCTCTCCTCTAGAGGGCACTGCTGCATCACATCATCGTAGTGAGGCTGGCCACTCACAGTGAGCTCTCCAAACTTCAGCGTCAGTGCTCTATGTGGCTGCTGACTTCCCTCACTTGGTTATCTCTTGTATCTACACAAGTGTAAGAATTAAACTATTAAATTACTCACATGTGCAATAGTGTGTTGTGTGctaaaaaatatttgcatatagAGAGATATGGAGAGATTTTTTTCAGAGTGGAGAGGCATAGCCAGCTCAAAATTGTACACAGCACATGAGGAAAACAAATAGAGAGTTCAAATTGTCTAGTAATGTGGCGATACTCTCTTATATGGTGTGGTATGAGTAGCTTGTTCTTATGGACAGGAATCAGCTGGAGGATGCAGACTACAGGTCACTCTGTCCTGTCTgactcctcagctgtaaaatttCGGCTCCACCAAAAATCCTTTCTGTCGACAGTTCTCGCCCAGCAGCATTCGTCTTTGAGAACCGAACCATTTGAAAGTGGTTTTGGCATAAATCTGACTTCTTTATGGAGCAATTTAGTTTCTTGTGGCATTGTTAAACAGAAGCCTGACATAAAACCAAGATGTGTTGCATGTTTTGGGAAGACCTAACTATTTATGTACAATTCTTTGTTAGTATCTGCTTCATCCCCAGTAAGACATGAATATGAAGTCTGTGTTTGACTGAATTGAACTTTTATTACTGCTGCTTTATGATTCCTGAATATATTTTGCCCTGCACAGGTGGAGAAAAGGTCCTAGTGCACTTTATCCAGGATTCTCCAGGAGACCACCTACCCCTGGAGGATATTTCCAAGGCCTTGGGTATCTCAACCACAGTGGAAGCAGGACAGCAGCCAGTGGTAAGACATCTCATAAACATAGAACAAGACACACTACTTATTGGGATACACACATTTCACTtccctcctctgttttctttgctCCCCCTCTTAAGCCTTTAATTTTTATGAGTGCCTACGAGTTAACTTTAACGtgcattgttaatgttaaataaaatggTATCAGTGTGTTTACTAAAGCACACTGGACTGATGTCAGTTTTTCCAGCAGACTGTTTTACGTCAGCAGCAACACACGCATCAAAGTAACCTCTTCAAAGACAATTTCACACTTATTACTCAGCGTCGTGGTCTGTCAGTGTCGGTGTCATCAGCTCCAGGAACCTTTCAAACTTGAGTGGTGATCTCAGCCTGTACCTAATTGTACCAAAAAATGCTCTGCAAACACAAACCAATAAGTTATTATGCAAGTATCATAGTAATTAGTTTATCAAAAGGCAGTAATGGCAGCATTACACaagatttatttaatttatattcaTTTCTCTCAGAGAGATTGTCACGTAGCCTCAGCAGTGCTCTACAGAATTAAATGCCACTTATAGCACGGAGAAATTAATAAGTGTGATGTGTACTATCAGTATTATATCAGTGGGAAATCTTTGAAAATCACACTTCAGATATAGGGGCTggctgcacaaaacaccttaaactTTGTCCTTAAttatgacacttaaggcttattttctccttagctgagggatTTATTCAAAGGTATTGCACAGTCCCTTAAACGTTACATTTACTCCATTTAAAGAGTATACAACGGGAAATTCTACAGCTCTCATTGCTCTTGTTTGATTACACTTGTGCTTGTGATActtaaggtcttttgtgcaacagtTTAAGACAGGGTGCATTTGGAAATACTCACTTTGAATGCAAGAGCAGCAGGCGccaagcagagtgaatgtgtgattgaGTGCTGCGTTTCTTCGTACAACTGTGTAGAACGTCACATTGGATTTATGAACGGACTTCAACTTTAAGGGATTCCTTAATTATAAgaccaagataaggagaaaacGTTTAATACTGAgatgaacattttaaggaaacctttaAGACTAAGGGTGCTTTGATAGATAGACACACATTTGTCCGTGTGGGGAAACTGGTGTGCAGCATAATCACACTTGAACGATTGTGGTGTGTGGCCAGAAACCTTAACTcagactttaagg
This region of Epinephelus fuscoguttatus linkage group LG1, E.fuscoguttatus.final_Chr_v1 genomic DNA includes:
- the prxl2b gene encoding prostamide/prostaglandin F synthase, producing the protein MANVDLARVGKNLLKSADTGESVELESLWKDQPVVLFFLRRFGCQVCRWMATEVSKLEEDLRANGVALVGVAPEETGLKEFKEGGYFKGSIYIDEQKKSYKDLGFKRYTAITVVPAALGKKVRDAASKATVAGISGNFSGDLLQSGGMLIVAKGGEKVLVHFIQDSPGDHLPLEDISKALGISTTVEAGQQPVCNDDVCTR